The following proteins are encoded in a genomic region of Drosophila willistoni isolate 14030-0811.24 chromosome 3R, UCI_dwil_1.1, whole genome shotgun sequence:
- the LOC6649393 gene encoding leucine-rich repeat serine/threonine-protein kinase 1 isoform X1, whose amino-acid sequence MSWKFVVQPKAGTETALEACDYFVDEVIETSGTRVLDAREEVRQIKHGELRGAVTAGDERTVRVLLSALGSERQIIVNMAPAGANTLLFISCLSGYDKITQLLVDAGADGRSHAVTKYSPLYAAVHSGHLCIAKLMLERFPELIQQPTVERWLPLHAACINGHIKLLELLINYEYPDYLYQTYRDDEGQWEWRLPFDANAQDVTGQTSLYIASILGNKQLVEVLLKWQLNCRRTQGDSSSTPITPISPTRKRISFGIQAIMSKLHISGDGDASLEASGAQEATKSHRCPLNVNLLCGATRETALLAAVRGGHLEVVQLLLQHHADPNIVAKPVEDQNDPKCSEEIYGLSNVPIVEACKQRSLPMLNLLLKYGAQDEKGLAIGLAIGGDDEAILSRLLARRVHPDSDYKINKKGLPTPVEVNVFLPSSSNISYSAMFPNIPSILDWHSLQLSAVRLPWLVSGVVQLNPKLQSHPRLNEVALTAITRIDFSHNQLTSIPDELFQLVSLRYLNVAQNRIVELPTSVALGGKAVYNCPVLDELYMQDNQLTSLPAAIFHLPALTILDISNNKLQQLPFDLWRAPKLRELNVAFNLLKDLPVPPMQTSSSLLSLDKLQLQSFDEQPSNKPRTMTTRTLIHRNLWSSTLEITDNDMKWQQELMDGQNGSVTGAITSQLSSLNIANNLFSSIPAALPCLAVNLTRLNMSYNSLRSMGHVTSYPATLKQLDLSHNEISCWPSLPRITESDPHLLCYSYVQLPEGIEESPSYKTTSSVSSTSTCSSFRASVLKSVCRHRRHLRLESLRTLILADNLLTRIQLSTDDASTLFNETEDADWSVLGVNKSKVIFPNLSMLDMTNNCLKEIPPSLHELSSLSVLNISGNVNITELPPHLGLLSRLWNLNTRGCLLQEPLRSMIESKKHKTMDIVGYLKSIYEDAQPYARMKLMVVGAAGIGKSTLLDLLRQGVGSGSGASASQRSSWASENHWAKRMGHSRSTSRSHRANPNISTVGVDIGTWICEKRKRSPGYHGPVVFRTWDFGGQKEYYSTHQYFLSKRSLYLVLWRITDAAHKGLTDLLQWLINIQARAPNSPVIIVATHFDLVGESISAQQAEHFQQLIREKFIAIPDAEKIGLPRVIDSIEISCRTLHNIHLLANIIYDTAMQLRSPGSKEPMLLQKIPASYIALEDIANVIACNLRASGRDPVLDGEQYRRLVTEQMRVHNYKGFRDAAELQQATTWCHDNGVLLHYDDATLRDFYFLDPQWLCDMLAHVVTVREINPFAPTGVMKLDDLQLLFRSVHAHVNGNRSYIVNLLNKFEVALTWDSRTLLIPSLLPVQEGVTLSAGTTVKLSQRSRSRHVGCSVSQELNLNNLIYEQCSPGNSPSSQGLRRILLMTYFPSGFWSRLITRILADEQIIEAIRSVYVTVQDKYLDFDLRSSLEQDTQWNLWQTGLALYYGNVLIFKIWEVPFQNTERTQPFRTASNRFKLKLDGIWGDVNLSSSSILEVYFPLHQMTISHELDNSERELLAELKPQMSAVAKLLALTVDHIDLLLEDWYPALGTRFVHTSEGRFLITRLVLCPRCLRKLQMQNNGEPPVDRDLPASGMGCHRPSRSGKRGGPSSAYFLHGAGDPSEDGGLNVFSAYLNATARRERRSEDSLNAGSDADSGVGPDSADSSRNTSVDGHPNYHLPDNSNVCYAWMIEECILSVYNQSKLSCPVHLEQSMAQLAPDVIFADIPEKYTIPSECIIKGSLLGRGAFGFVFKASCKLRGSFKPVAMKMLQPVPPGARAKESALMAYKVALGKWDRDPLQHSCKAYCTARQELAVLLTLKHPNIVPLVGICIRPLALVLELAPLGGLDSLLRQYRRSGAHMGPHTFQTLVLQAARAIEYLHRRRIIYRDLKSENVLVWELPQPHTEDNPRNHVHIKIADYGISRQTAPSGAKGFGGTEGFMAPEIIRYNGEEEYTEKVDCFSFGMFIYENISLRQPFEGYESIKECILEGSRPALTHRETQFPTCCLDLMVLCWHEQPRRRPTASQIVSILSAPECIHLLDVVALPHSEKVVCGLFYSPICGGDEERSSLELWLPSFGSRIDILDVTPGGNLVQCSSISCASQTQMVPPAKTPPESGRARSGHRLPKVNMLCCCLVEEAIWMGDVSGNLHAYSTVSYEHLFSYMLDPAIKSAVISLVYMEGIARVAVGLHNGRVFLVDATLVPSNCAFAEGSFVLTEICSGFVLHAACSVLVDGNYELWCGEIAGKMNVFPLNESGVCGHQALCHSEEPNLIEDVKVTRLCSNNSHVFSCLYPGCMVYQWGVSSKRIENKLDCSKLLPCSESLQSIALDEHVSLIKCQISALAAHNTELYIGTTWGCLIVAELQTLRPISVFRPYENEIKAIVTVPNGSVSLIATIGRRYRSLISRYVDMAETSGQCASTVSTPTHGAAKSLPPTDVDNNIHCLLWRAKNWT is encoded by the exons ATGTCTTGGAAATTTGTGGTACAGCCAAAAGCGGGCACCGAAACAGCCTTAGAGGCTTGTGACTATTTTGTTGATGAGGTCATTGAGACGTCTGGAACGCGTGTCTTGG ATGCCCGGGAGGAGGTACGCCAGATTAAGCATGGAGAGCTTCGAGGCGCTGTTACAGCCGGGGATGAGCGTACAGTGCGCGTCCTGCTGTCTGCCTTGGGAAGTGAGCGTCAGATTATAGTTAATATGGCACCAGCTGGAGCAAACACATTGCTTTTTAT ATCCTGTCTGTCTGGCTATGATAAAATTACGCAACTTTTGGTGGATGCTGGAGCCGATGGGCGGTCACATGCCGTGACTAAGTACTCGCCCCTCTATGCAGCCGTCCATAGTGGACATTTGTGCATTGCTAAGCTTATGCTAGAGCGGTTCCCGGAACTGATTCAACAGCCGACAGTGGAGAGATGGCTGCCATTGCATGCAGCCTGCATCAATGGACACATTAAGTTATTGGAACTGCTAATAAATTACGAATATCCCGATTACCTCTATCAGACATATCGCGACGATGAGGGCCAGTGGGAGTGGCGTCTGCCATTTGATGCCAATGCTCAGGATGTTACAGGACAAACGAGTCTGTATATAGCCAGCATATTGGGCAATAAGCAATTGGTGGAAGTCTTGCTCAAATGGCAGCTTAACTGCCGTCGCACTCAGGGGGATTCGTCGTCGACGCCAATTACTCCCATTTCACCCACCAGGAAACGCATTTCATTTGGAATCCAGGCAATTATGTCGAAACTGCACATATCTGGCGATGGAGATGCCTCCCTTGAGGCGTCTGGTGCACAAGAAGCTACCAAATCGCATCGTTGTCCTCTCAATGTCAATTTATTGTGTGGAGCTACACGAGAGACTGCTTTACTGGCCGCCGTTCGTGGTGGACATCTAGAAGTGGTGCAG TTATTGCTCCAACATCATGCCGATCCCAACATTGTGGCTAAGCCGGTGGAGGATCAGAATGATCCAAAATGCAGCGAAGAGATTTATGGGCTAAGCAATGTGCCGATCGTTGAGGCTTGTAAGCAGCGCTCTTTGCCGATGTTAAATTTGCTGCTCAAGTATGGAGCACAGGACGAAAAAGGATTGGCCATTGGCTTGGCCATTGGCGGAGATGATGAGGCTATTTTAAGCCGATTGTTAGCCCGACGCGTTCACCCCGACTCGGACTATAAGATTAACAAAAAGGGCCTTCCCACGCCGGTGGAGGTGAATGTGTTCCTGCCATCCAGCAGTAATATCTCGTATAGCGCTATGTTCCCCAACATTCCGTCCATTCTGGACTGGCACAGTTTACAACTGAGTGCAGTTCGCTTGCCTTGGCTTGTCAGTGGAGTCGTTCAGTTGAATCCCAAGCTACAATCCCATCCGAGACTCAATGAGGTCGCACTGACTGCCATCACGAGAATAGATTTCTCTCATAATCAGTTGACAAGTATTCCCGATGAGCTCTTTCAATTGGTTAGCCTGCG ATATTTGAATGTGGCCCAGAATCGAATCGTAGAGTTACCAACTTCCGTTGCTCTGGGAGGCAAAGCTGTTTACAATTGTCCCGTATTGGATGAGCTTTACATGCAGGACAATCAGTTGACCAGTCTTCCAGCTGCTATTTTTCATCTGCCCGCTTTAACCATACTGGACATCTCGAATAACAAACTCCAGCAATTACCTTTCGACTTGTGGCGAGCACCCAAACTTCGGGAATTGAACGTGGCATTTAATTTGCTCAAGGATCTACCAGTTCCACCCATGCAGACGAGTAGTTCACTGCTGAGTCTGGATAAGCTGCAGCTACAGTCTTTCGATGAACAACCATCGAACAAGCCGCGTACGATGACCACAAGAACCCTAATCCATCGTAATCTGTGGTCGTCTACATTGGAAATCACGGACAACGACATGAAATGGCAGCAGGAGTTGATGGACGGCCAGAACGGATCCGTGACTGGAGCCATTACATCACAGTTGAGCAGCTTGAATATAGCAAATAATCTGTTTAGTAGCATTCCGGCTGCGTTGCCATGTCTGGCAGTCAATTTGACCCGTCTTAATATGTCCTACAATAGCCTGCGATCCATGGGACATGTCACTAGTTATCCCGCCACATTAAAGCAATTGGATCTAAGTCACAACGAGATTTCCTGTTGGCCTAGCTTGCCTCGCATTACCGAATCAGATCCCCATTTGCTGTGCTACAGTTATGTCCAGCTACCGGAGGGAATCGAAGAATCGCCCAGTTATAAGACAACATCGTCGGTATCCTCCACGTCCACGTGTTCCTCGTTTCGCGCATCGGTGCTTAAAAGTGTCTGCCGGCATAGGCGTCATCTACGTCTCGAGTCTCTCCGTACTCTCATCTTGGCCGATAATCTATTGACTCGCATTCAACTTTCTACCGACGATGCCTCCACTTTGTTCAATGAGACCGAAGATGCGGACTGGAGTGTCTTGGGTGTGAATAAATCTAAAGTGATATTTCCAAATCTCTCCATGCTGGATATGACTAACAATTGCCTGAAGGAGATACCCCCTTCCCTGCACGAGCTGAGCAGCCTTTCCGTATTGAATATTAGTGGCAATGTGAATATAACCGAGTTGCCTCCGCATCTGGGACTGCTCTCCAGATTGTGGAATCTAAACACTCGCGGATGTTTGCTGCAGGAACCATTGCGCTCAATGATCGAGAGCAAAAAGCACAAAACTATGGACATTGTTGGCTATCTGAAGTCAATCTATGAGGATGCACAACCCTATGCTAGAATGAAACTGATGGTGGTGGGTGCAGCGGGAATCGGCAAGAGCACCCTATTGGATCTGTTGCGTCAGGGCGTGGGTTCGGGCTCAGGCGCCAGTGCATCACAGCGCTCTTCGTGGGCCAGCGAGAATCATTGGGCCAAGAGAATGGGTCATTCGCGAAGCACTTCGCGTTCGCATCGCGCCAATCCCAACATTTCTACAGTCGGCGTTGATATTGGCACTTGGATATGCGAGAAGAGAAAACGTTCACCTGGCTATCATGGTCCTGTTGTCTTTCGAACTTGGGATTTTGGTGGCCAGAAGGAGTACTACTCAACGCATCAGTATTTTCTGTCCAAGCGCAGTTTATACTTGGTATTATGGCGAATTACCGATGCAGCTCACAAAGGATTGACCGATCTGCTGCAGTGGCTCATCAATATACAGGCTCGAGCACCCAACTCGCCGGTCATCATTGTGGCCACGCATTTCGATTTGGTGGGTGAATCTATCTCTGCACAACAAGCGGAACATTTTCAGCAGCTTATTCGAGAGAAATTCATCGCCATTCCAGATGCAGAAAAGATTGGTTTACCACGTGTCATTGATTCCATAGAGATTAGTTGCCG CACTTTGCACAACATTCATTTACTGGCAAATATTATCTACGACACTGCCATGCAATTGCGATCTCCGGGCTCCAAGGAGCCCATGTTGCTACAAAAGATTCCCGCCAGTTATATTGCCCTGGAAGACATTGCCAATGTAATTGCTTGCAATCTGCGTGCCTCTGGGCGTGATCCTGTCTTGGATGGGGAGCAATACAGACGTCTGGTGACAGAGCAAATGCGAGTGCACAACTACAAGGGATTCAGGGATGCTGCCGAATTGCAACAGGCCACCACTTGGTGTCATGATAATGGAGTTCTGCTTCACTATGATGATGCCACATTGAGGgacttttattttcttgatcCCCAATGGCTGTGCGATATGTTGGCCCATGTGGTAACTGTGCGGGAAATCAATCCCTTTGCTCCAACGGGCGTGATGAAGTTGGATGATCTCCAGTTATTGTTTCGCAGTGTCCATGCTCATGTGAATGGGAATCGTAG CTATATAGTTAACCTGTTGAACAAATTCGAAGTGGCACTCACTTGGGACTCACGCACTCTATTAATACCATCCCTGTTGCCGGTGCAGGAGGGCGTCACTCTTAGTGCGGGGACCACTGTAAAGTTATCTCAGCGTTCTCGTTCTCGGCATGTTGGTTGCTCCGTATCGCAAGAGTTGAACTTGAACAATTTGATATACGAACAGTGTTCGCCAGGCAATTCACCGAGCAGTCAAGGTCTTAGGCGAATACTCTTGATGACGTATTTTCCCTCTGGCTTCTGGTCTCGTCTTATCACACGTATTCTGGCTGACGAGCAAATCATTGAGGCTATACGAAGTGTTTATGTAACTGTCCAAGAT AAATACTTGGACTTTGATTTGCGTTCGTCATTGGAACAGGATACCCAATGGAATCTTTGGCAGACGGGTTTGGCTCTGTATTATGGCAATGTATTAATCTTTAAAATCTGGGAAGTGCCATTTCAAAATACTGAGCGTACGCAGCCTTTTCGCACGGCTAGCAATCGTTTTAAACTCAAACTGGATGGCATTTGGGGCGATGTCAATTTGAGTTCTTCAAGCATTCTGGAAGTTTACTTTCCTTTACACCAAATGACCATCTCCCATGAGCTGGATAATAGCGAAAGGGAGTTGCTCGCCGAGTTGAAGCCTCAAATGTCGGCCGTGGCTAAATTGTTGGCCTTAACTGTGGATCACATTGATCTACTGCTGGAAGATTGGTATCCGGCTTTGGGTACAAGATTTGTGCACACTTCGGAAGGTCGATTCCTAATAACCCGTCTTGTCTTGTGTCCACGATGTTTGCGAAAGCTGCAGATGCAGAATAACGGTGAACCGCCCGTGGATCGAGATTTACCTGCTTCAGGCATGGGCTGTCATAGGCCCAGTCGCAGTGGGAAGCGTGGTGGGCCTAGTAGTGCTTACTTTTTGCATGGAGCTGGCGATCCAAGTGAAGATGGCGGCCTAAATGTGTTTTCCGCTTACTTAAATGCAACAGCCAGGCGAGAACGACGTTCAGAGGATTCACTAAATGCAGGATCCGACGCAGATTCAGGTGTGGGTCCTGATTCGGCTGATTCATCACGCAATACATCTGTAGATGGCCATCCAAATTATCATCTGCCAGATAATTCAAATGTCTGTTACGCTTGGATGATTGAGGAGTGCATTTTATCCGTTTACAATCAAAGCAAACTCAGTTGTCCTGTTCATCTGGAGCAGTCGATGGCCCAACTGGCTCCGGATGTAATTTTTGCTGATATACCAGAGAAATATACGATTCCATCGGAGTGTATTATTAAGGGTTCACTTTTGGGCCGTGGAGCTTTCGGCTTTGTTTTCAAAGCAAGCTGCAAGTTACGTGGATCCTTCAAACCAGTCGCCATGAAAATGCTACAACCAGTTCCACCAGGTGCAAGGGCCAAGGAG AGTGCATTAATGGCTTATAAAGTGGCGTTGGGAAAATGGGATCGGGATCCATTGCAACACTCCTGCAAGGCTTATTGCACAGCACGACAGGAATTGGCTGTACTGCTTACTCTAAAACATCCGAATATTGTTCCATTGGTGGGAATATGTATTAGACCGTTGGCTCTCGTCCTTGAACTGGCACCGCTGGGCGGTCTTGATAGTTTACTGCGTCAGTATCGCCGCAGCGGCGCCCACATGGGGCCACATACATTCCAGACACTTGTGTTGCAAGCAGCACGGGCTATTGAGTATCTGCATCGGAGAAGGATTATCTATCGGGATTTGAAGTCGGAAAATGTACTCGTTTGGGAACTACCGCAGCCACACACCGAAGATAATCCACGGAATCATGTGCATATCAAAATTGCAGATTATGGCATTAGCAGGCAGACAGCACCAAGTGGAGCCAAGGGTTTTGGAGGAACCGAAGGTTTTATGGCCCCCGAAATCATACGCTACAACGGCGAGGAGGAGTACACAGAGAAA GTGGACTGCTTCTCCTTTGGCATGTTCATCTACGAGAACATAAGCTTGCGTCAGCCTTTTGAGGGTTATGAGTCGATTAAAGAATGCATTCTCGAAGGCAGTCGTCCAGCTCTGACACATCGCGAGACACAATTTCCCACTTGTTGTCTTGACCTAATGGTTCTTTGCTGGCACGAGCAGCCTCGTCGTCGGCCCACTGCCAGTCAAATTGTCTCCATACTTAGTGCTCCAGAGTGCATTCACCTGCTTGATGTAGTTGCTCTACCCCACAGCGAGAAAGTTGTCTGCGGTCTCTTTTATAGCCCAATATGTGGAGGTGACGAGGAACGTTCTAGTCTGGAGTTATGGCTCCCATCCTTTGGATCTCGCATTGATATTTTGGATGTCACACCTGGTGGCAACTTGGTGCAATGCAGCAGCATCAGCTGTGCTTCTCAGACTCAGATGGTGCCGCCGGCAAAGACGCCACCCGAAAGCGGGCGTGCCCGATCTGGCCATCGTCTGCCCAAAGTTAATATGCTTTGCTGCTGTCTAGTGGAAGAGGCCATTTGGATGGGCGATGTGTCTGGCAATTTGCATGCCTATAGTACAGTCAGCTATGAGCATTTGTTTTCCTACATGCTCGATCCGGCTATTAAATCTGCTGTGATAAGTCTAGTCTATATGGAAGGAATAGCCCGAGTTGCTGTCGGGTTACACAATGGGCGAGTGTTTCTAGTGGATGCGACACTGGTGCCAAGTAATTGTGCATTTGCCGAAGGAAGTTTCGTGCTCACCGAAATTTGTTCTGGCTTTGTGTTGCATGCGGCCTGCTCAGTCTTAGTAGATGG CAATTACGAGTTGTGGTGCGGTGAAATAGCCGGTAAAATGAACGTCTTTCCCTTAAACGAGTCCGGCGTATGCGGTCATCAGGCTCTCTGCCACAGCGAAGAACCCAATCTGATTGAGGATGTTAAGGTCACTCGACTCTGCAGTAATAATAGTCATGTGTTTAGCTGTCTCTATCCTGGATGCATGGTTTATCAATGGGGTGTTAGTTCAAAACGGattgaaaacaaattggaCTGTTCAAAACTGTTGCCCTGCTCCGAGTCATTGCAGAGTATTGCCCTTGACGAGCATGTTAGCTTGATCAAGTGTCAGATATCGGCGTTGGCGGCCCACAATACAGAGCTATATATTGGCACTACTTGGGGTTGTCTAATCGTGGCCGAATTACAAACACTGCGACCGATCAGTGTATTCCGACCATACGAAAATGAA ATCAAGGCTATTGTAACTGTGCCCAATGGCAGCGTATCATTAATTGCCACCATTGGACGACGCTATCGATCACTGATCTCACGCTATGTGGATATGGCCGAGACTTCTGGCCAGTGCGCTTCTACAGTGAGTACACCCACGCATGGTGCTGCTAAATCCTTGCCGCCAACTGATGTGGACAATAACATTCATTGTCTACTGTGGCGCGCCAAGAATTGGACCTAA